In Vigna unguiculata cultivar IT97K-499-35 chromosome 3, ASM411807v1, whole genome shotgun sequence, a single genomic region encodes these proteins:
- the LOC114178113 gene encoding zinc finger BED domain-containing protein DAYSLEEPER-like: MVVTVEEDKVVATPDVKNAPVSTGFQPSNDLVNSENQSDHSVEISEPQPDNDLSNFQAEPNKVLAASEVQDPSGNNTEGTLPNAEEPPSSELENLETPPNNQSNNDEGPLNNQHVDSVASFKNPSESSEDVADDKLVSSGAPLDQKPVSEAPSSDQLVNSETLPDNGVVDSEHQTSNDVVVSETQHSDEVVAEQNNEVVLPATVESEEVVLSETQQRDETVLSETQRGDEAVLSEKQQSQEAVLSETQQSQETVLSETQQSQETVLSETQQTNGAVLSERQQINGVVLSETQQINGADLSETQEVVLSETQEVVLTETQEVVLSETQEVVLSETQQSNEAFLSETQQNNEMLTSETQPSNDVVMSDAQPNSEPLVSGSLPSSDIVVPERQLSNETIVHESQTSNDVIMSEALPENETVHSAADPNNQLSNSDSLSQNHHYTNLHMIPEDQLPQPESLPNSDPLPASEPLPDSHLTDIKPISHNHLAQYDTLPNSHMHHSEAVANHELVPHSEALSHEHIANSHLLPHYGLQNSETLLDNQLVNSQPHYEIVNASNIPSYEIVNAETPLNSEEPTPETQPSKRRKKKSIVWEHFTIETVSPGCRRACCKQCKQSFAYSTGSKVAGTSHLKRHIAKGTCPALLRSQDHNQFSPYTPRSRGSDAGNASSAPKRRYRSPNTPYIIFDQDRCRHEIARMIIMHDYPLHMVEHPGFVAFVQNLQPQFNMVTFNTVQGDCVATYLMEKQCVMKYFEGLPGRLCLTLDVWTSSQSVGYVFITGHFVDSDWKLQRRVLNVVMEPYPNSDSALSHAVSVCISDWNLEGRVFSITCDQTPSEVSLGNLRPLLSVKNPLILDGQLLVGNCIARTFSNVANELLGSVHLVVKKIRDSVKYVKTSESHEEKFLELKQHLQVPSERNLFIDDQTQWNTTYQMLVAASELKEVFSCLDTSDPDYKGAPSMQDWKLVETLCTYLKPLFDAANILTTATHPTIITFFHEVWKLQLDLSRAVVNEDPFISNLTKPMQHKIDKYWKDCSLVLAIAVVMDPRFKMKLVEFSFTKIYGEDAHVYVKIVDDGIHELFHEYVTLPLPLTPAYADEGSAGSHMKTEGSPGGTLLSDNGLTDFDVYIMETSSHQTKSELDQYLEESLLPRVPDFDVLGWWKLNKLKYPTLSKMARDILSVPVSSVPPESVFDTKVKEMDQYRSSLRPETVEAIVCAKDWMQYGAAEASNALVKMEF, from the coding sequence atggtgGTTACTGTTGAAGAAGATAAAGTGGTTGCGACCCCTGATGTGAAAAATGCGCCTGTCAGTACTGGTTTTCAACCCAGCAATGATCTGGTAAATTCGGAAAATCAGTCCGACCATAGTGTGGAAATATCCGAGCCTCAGCCTGATAACGATCTCTCCAATTTCCAGGCAGAGCCTAACAAAGTACTTGCAGCATCTGAAGTCCAGGATCCCAGTGGAAATAACACTGAAGGTACGTTGCCCAATGCCGAAGAACCTCCTAGCAGTGAGTTGGAGAATCTTGAGACACCACCCAACAACCAATCAAATAATGATGAGGGCCCACTCAACAATCAGCATGTTGATTCTGTGGCATCATTCAAGAATCCATCAGAAAGCTCTGAAGATGTAGCTGATGATAAGCTTGTTAGTTCCGGAGCTCCTCTTGACCAGAAGCCTGTGTCTGAGGCACCATCAAGCGATCAGTTGGTCAATTCCGAGACACTTCCAGATAATGGCGTGGTAGATTCTGAACATCAGACCAGTAATGATGTGGTTGTATCTGAAACGCAGCACAGCGATGAGGTGGTAGCAGAGCAAAACAATGAGGTGGTTTTACCTGCAACTGTCGAAAGCGAGGAGGTGGTTTTATCTGAAACACAGCAAAGAGATGAGACAGTTTTATCTGAAACACAACGAGGCGATGAGGCAGTTTTATCAGAAAAACAGCAAAGCCAGGAGGCAGTTTTATCTGAAACACAGCAAAGCCAGGAGACGGTTTTATCTGAAACACAGCAAAGCCAGGAGACGGTTTTATCTGAAACACAGCAAACCAACGGGGCAGTTTTATCTGAAAGACAGCAAATTAATGGGGTTGTTTTATCTGAAACGCAGCAAATCAATGGGGCAGATTTATCTGAAACACAGGAGGTGGTTTTATCTGAAACACAGGAGGTGGTTTTAACTGAAACACAGGAGGTGGTTTTATCGGAAACACAGGAGGTGGTTTTATCTGAAACACAGCAAAGTAATGAGGCATTTTTATCTGAAACACAGCAAAACAATGAGATGCTTACTTCTGAAACCCAGCCCAGCAATGATGTAGTCATGTCAGATGCACAACCCAACAGTGAGCCACTGGTGTCTGGCTCACTGCCCAGCAGTGATATAGTCGTGCCTGAGAGACAGCTCAGCAATGAGACTATTGTACATGAGTCACAGACCAGCAATGATGTGATAATGTCTGAAGCATTGCCTGAAAACGAGACTGTACATTCTGCAGCTGATCCTAATAATCAGCTCTCTAATTCTGACTCTCTTTCTCAGAATCATCATTATACTAATCTACACATGATTCCTGAAGATCAGCTGCCTCAACCTGAATCACTGCCCAATTCTGATCCACTGCCTGCTTCTGAACCACTGCCAGACAGTCATCTCACAGACATCAAACCAATATCTCATAATCATCTTGCACAGTATGATACACTACCCAACAGTCATATGCACCATTCCGAGGCAGTGGCCAACCATGAACTAGTACCTCACTCTGAGGCGTTGTCCCATGAACACATAGCCAACTCTCATTTGTTGCCACACTATGGGCTGCAAAACAGTGAAACGCTGCTCGACAATCAGTTAGTCAATTCTCAACCACACTATGAGATAGTCAACGCTAGCAACATTCCCAGCTATGAGATAGTCAATGCTGAAACTCCATTGAACAGTGAGGAACCTACTCCTGAAACTCAGCCAAGCaagaggagaaaaaagaagTCTATCGTCTGGGAACACTTTACTATAGAAACAGTCAGTCCTGGATGTAGAAGAGCATGCTGCAAGCAATGCAAGCAAAGTTTCGCTTACAGTACTGGTTCAAAGGTTGCTGGTACTAGTCACCTCAAACGCCACATAGCCAAGGGGACATGCCCAGCTCTTTTGCGTAGCCAAGATCATAACCAGTTCAGTCCATATACTCCACGGTCAAGGGGAAGTGATGCTGGCAATGCTAGCAGTGCCCCCAAGCGACGCTATAGGTCCCCTAATACTCCTTACATAATATTTGATCAAGATCGTTGCCGTCACGAGATTGCTAGGATGATCATTATGCATGATTACCCCCTTCACATGGTTGAGCATCCGGGATTTGTTGCATTTGTCCAAAATCTGCAGCCCCAGTTCAATATGGTTACATTTAACACAGTTCAAGGAGATTGTGTTGCAACTTACCTGATGGAAAAGCAGTGTGTTATGAAGTATTTTGAGGGATTACCTGGACGTTTGTGTTTGACACTGGATGTTTGGACCTCAAGCCAGTCTGTAGGATATGTGTTTATAACTGGACATTTCGTCGATAGTGATTGGAAGTTGCAGAGAAGAGTTCTTAACGTTGTGATGGAACCATACCCTAATTCTGATTCTGCTCTCAGCCATGCTGTATCTGTTTGCATTTCTGATTGGAATTTGGAGGGCAGGGTGTTTTCTATCACTTGTGATCAGACTCCGAGTGAAGTTTCCCTTGGGAATCTCAGACCATTACTCTCTGTAAAGAATCCACTTATCCTTGATGGTCAGTTGCTGGTAGGAAATTGCATTGCCCGAACCTTCAGCAATGTTGCAAATGAACTATTGGGTTCGGTACATCTTGTTGTAAAAAAGATCAGAGACAGTGTAAAATATGTGAAGACTTCAGAATCACATGAGGAAAAATTCTTGGAGCTCAAGCAGCATCTTCAGGTCCCCAGCGAAAGGAACCTTTTTATTGATGACCAAACCCAGTGGAATACTACATATCAGATGCTGGTGGCAGCTTCTGAACTTAAGGAAGTGTTTTCTTGTTTGGACACTTCTGATCCTGATTACAAGGGAGCCCCATCAATGCAAGATTGGAAGTTGGTTGAGACCCTCTGCACGTACTTAAAGCCCCTTTTTGATGCAGCAAACATTCTTACCACGGCAACTCATCCCACTATTATCACCTTTTTCCATGAAGTTTGGAAACTGCAGTTGGATCTGTCTCGAGCTGTTGTGAATGAGGATCCTTTTATCAGCAACCTTACTAAACCCATGCAACATAAAATTGACAAATACTGGAAAGATTGTAGTCTGGTTTTGGCAATTGCAGTAGTTATGGATCCTCGTTTCAAGATGAAGCTTGTGGAGTTTAGTTTCACAAAAATATATGGCGAGGATGCCCATGTATATGTCAAGATTGTGGATGACGGGATTCATGAGCTGTTCCACGAGTACGTGACCCTTCCCCTGCCACTGACCCCTGCTTATGCAGATGAAGGAAGTGCTGGAAGCCATATGAAGACAGAGGGGTCTCCAGGAGGAACTCTGTTGTCAGATAATGGATTAACAGATTTTGATGTCTACATCATGGAAACTAGTAGCCATCAGACGAAGTCTGAACTGGACCAGTATCTGGAAGAATCACTGTTGCCACGTGTTCCGGACTTTGACGTTTTGGGCTGGTGGAAGCTAAACAAACTCAAGTACCCTACGCTTTCAAAAATGGCCAGGGATATATTGTCTGTTCCGGTCTCAAGCGTTCCTCCAGAATCTGTTTTTGATACAAAAGTGAAAGAGATGGATCAGTATCGAAGTTCCTTGCGGCCAGAGACAGTTGAGGCCATTGTATGTGCGAAAGACTGGATGCAGTATGGAGCAGCCGAAGCTTCCAACGCGCTGGTGAAAATGGAGTTCTAG